A region of the Oscillatoria sp. FACHB-1407 genome:
AGGAACGCCTCTCATCAGATGTCTATCAGGCTTTAAGGATTAACCATTGATTTGAGGAGCAGTCAAAGCAACAGGAGCAGCTTCACCAGCAGCCAAATCGAGGGGGAAGTTGTGAGCGTTGCGCTCGTGCATTACTTCC
Encoded here:
- a CDS encoding photosystem II protein D1, whose product is EVMHERNAHNFPLDLAAGEAAPVALTAPQING